From Choristoneura fumiferana chromosome 7, NRCan_CFum_1, whole genome shotgun sequence, the proteins below share one genomic window:
- the LOC141429573 gene encoding upstream stimulatory factor 1-like isoform X1 — protein MAKVEIDDDIHDNSLENSGDGELMGMVDEGTFGSAEERSQLVSHSLFGPNLDANATTYNFRELSGAVTYKLVHMTSEESSNNMSSHSPTHVLPDGEFYVISNPAEVFGTATTQKKATRKDPMQTKSVTAKKRDDKRRATHNEVERRRRDKINTWITKLAALVPNSGLPDTASKGGILAKACDHITELTEKQKRLEKLEVDNEKLVLEILRLNQELTELRKENSTIRNQLADNCVVVSPRPKGQKS, from the exons ATGGCCAAAGTGGAAATTGACGATGACATACATGATAATTCTCTCGAAAACAG TGGAGACGGAGAACTAATGGGCATGGTGGACGAAGGAACGTTTG GGAGTGCTGAGGAACGGTCACAATTAGTCTCTCACTCTTTATTTGGGCCCAACTTGGACGCAAACGCCACGACGTATAACTTCAGAGAACTGT CTGGTGCAGTTACTTACAAATTGGTCCACATGACATCTGAAGAATCTTCAAACAACATGTCTTCTCACTCACCAACTCACG TGCTTCCAGATGGCGAGTTCTATGTGATAAGCAATCCAGCTGAAGTATTTGGCACGGCGACAACGCAGAAGAAGGCCACACGAAAGGACCCTATGCAGACCAAATCTGTGACTGCTAAAAAA AGAGACGACAAGAGGCGTGCTACACACAACGAGGTCGAGAGGCGGCGTAGAGATAAAATCAACACCTGGATTACCAAATTGGCAGCTCTTGTACCTAACTCGGGACTCCCTGACACAGCCAGCAAGGGGGGAATACTGGCTAAGGCCTGCGACCACATTACTGAACTTACGGAGAAACAAAAGAG attgGAGAAACTAGAGGTAGACAACGAAAAACTAGTTCTAGAAATTCTGAGGCTTAACCAAGAACTAACAGAACTGAGAAAGGAAAATTCTACTATTCGTAACCAGCTAGCAGACAACTGTGTGGTAGTATCACCCCGGCCAAAAGGCCAAAAGTCTTAG
- the LOC141429573 gene encoding upstream stimulatory factor 1-like isoform X2, protein MAKVEIDDDIHDNSLENSGDGELMGMVDEGTFGSAEERSQLVSHSLFGPNLDANATTYNFRELSGAVTYKLVHMTSEESSNNMSSHSPTHDGEFYVISNPAEVFGTATTQKKATRKDPMQTKSVTAKKRDDKRRATHNEVERRRRDKINTWITKLAALVPNSGLPDTASKGGILAKACDHITELTEKQKRLEKLEVDNEKLVLEILRLNQELTELRKENSTIRNQLADNCVVVSPRPKGQKS, encoded by the exons ATGGCCAAAGTGGAAATTGACGATGACATACATGATAATTCTCTCGAAAACAG TGGAGACGGAGAACTAATGGGCATGGTGGACGAAGGAACGTTTG GGAGTGCTGAGGAACGGTCACAATTAGTCTCTCACTCTTTATTTGGGCCCAACTTGGACGCAAACGCCACGACGTATAACTTCAGAGAACTGT CTGGTGCAGTTACTTACAAATTGGTCCACATGACATCTGAAGAATCTTCAAACAACATGTCTTCTCACTCACCAACTCACG ATGGCGAGTTCTATGTGATAAGCAATCCAGCTGAAGTATTTGGCACGGCGACAACGCAGAAGAAGGCCACACGAAAGGACCCTATGCAGACCAAATCTGTGACTGCTAAAAAA AGAGACGACAAGAGGCGTGCTACACACAACGAGGTCGAGAGGCGGCGTAGAGATAAAATCAACACCTGGATTACCAAATTGGCAGCTCTTGTACCTAACTCGGGACTCCCTGACACAGCCAGCAAGGGGGGAATACTGGCTAAGGCCTGCGACCACATTACTGAACTTACGGAGAAACAAAAGAG attgGAGAAACTAGAGGTAGACAACGAAAAACTAGTTCTAGAAATTCTGAGGCTTAACCAAGAACTAACAGAACTGAGAAAGGAAAATTCTACTATTCGTAACCAGCTAGCAGACAACTGTGTGGTAGTATCACCCCGGCCAAAAGGCCAAAAGTCTTAG